The following are encoded together in the Halopiger aswanensis genome:
- a CDS encoding PH domain-containing protein: MVSRDQHVSDTDLEPDPDDVGEPDIGFQAGFGFYLGIVATGTAAIGGLLAGATTATLLGLLPSALTAVAVVGHILAKRAHGLPERIGGSRWRQLASYLPAAGFGAVPFGLGVIPGLEGSGRLAIAASAFALLTGVSAFGLNRLSRKRYADAIAADEPTARWTWQRSGFFSGETATAALTAVTVGGGLAMAVTGYWVGLFWVVYGIAMFLAERTDWGGLDSIDPNERWNPPEISAHDAGLVIGDRKFIPWDQIGDVRLTDDELVLEREGYHFDIRCDRSVIDDPEAVLEGIERARARAGTDAPAHDRPDQRERDAASEGESATETETETPDLETETETT; this comes from the coding sequence GTGGTGTCTCGCGACCAACACGTTTCCGACACCGACCTCGAGCCCGATCCGGACGACGTCGGCGAGCCCGACATCGGCTTTCAGGCCGGGTTCGGGTTTTACCTCGGGATCGTCGCGACCGGAACCGCGGCGATCGGCGGCCTCCTGGCGGGTGCGACCACGGCGACGCTGCTGGGGCTCCTTCCGAGCGCGCTCACCGCCGTCGCGGTCGTGGGACACATCCTCGCGAAGCGAGCCCACGGATTGCCCGAGCGGATCGGCGGGAGTCGGTGGCGACAGCTCGCGTCGTACCTCCCCGCCGCGGGGTTCGGCGCCGTCCCCTTCGGTCTCGGGGTCATCCCTGGTCTCGAGGGGAGCGGGCGGCTTGCCATCGCTGCGAGCGCGTTCGCCCTCCTGACCGGCGTCTCGGCGTTCGGCCTGAATCGCCTCTCTCGAAAGCGATACGCCGATGCAATCGCAGCTGACGAGCCGACCGCACGCTGGACCTGGCAGCGCTCCGGGTTCTTCTCCGGCGAAACTGCCACGGCCGCGCTCACGGCGGTAACGGTCGGCGGCGGCCTCGCGATGGCGGTAACCGGCTACTGGGTCGGGCTGTTCTGGGTCGTCTACGGGATCGCAATGTTCCTCGCGGAGCGCACCGACTGGGGCGGCTTGGACAGTATCGATCCGAACGAACGGTGGAATCCGCCCGAGATCAGCGCCCACGACGCCGGACTCGTAATCGGCGATCGAAAGTTTATCCCGTGGGACCAGATCGGTGACGTCCGCTTGACCGACGACGAACTCGTCCTCGAGCGCGAGGGCTACCACTTCGACATCCGCTGCGATCGCTCGGTCATCGACGACCCCGAAGCGGTGCTCGAGGGGATCGAACGCGCCCGGGCTCGAGCGGGTACCGACGCACCCGCGCACGACCGGCCGGATCAGCGCGAGCGCGACGCCGCCAGCGAGGGCGAGTCCGCGACGGAAACCGAGACCGAGACGCCCGACCTCGAGACCGAAACCGAGACTACGTAA
- a CDS encoding zinc-binding dehydrogenase: MQAVKITEHGDTDVIEYGEYPDPEVGRDEVLVDVKAGALNHLDVWVRRGLPTLSLEMPHVPGSDAAGVVEEVGPDVSRFEPGDRVAVTAGVSCGECEFCRDGDPTLCVNFHLLGEHVTGVHSEYAAVPEDNLIPVPDGVDWVTAGASSLVFQTAWRMLIDRADLEAGESVLVLGASGGVGHAALQIADYAGAEVYATGSTEEKLEYAREHGADHVVNYEERNFADWIREETDKRGVDVVVDYIGAGTWRDSIKSMAKNGRLVTCGGTAGGNPETDIPRIFWNQLHIIGSTMGSPGQVDDVMELVWDGTFEPAIREVLPMSETARAHEIIEGREGFGKVVVRPDSEL; this comes from the coding sequence ATGCAGGCGGTAAAAATTACCGAACACGGCGATACTGATGTCATCGAGTACGGCGAGTACCCCGACCCGGAGGTCGGTCGCGACGAGGTACTCGTCGACGTCAAAGCCGGCGCGCTCAACCACCTCGACGTCTGGGTTCGCCGCGGGCTGCCGACGCTGTCCCTCGAGATGCCCCACGTCCCCGGCAGCGACGCGGCCGGCGTCGTCGAGGAGGTCGGCCCCGACGTCTCCCGGTTCGAGCCGGGTGACCGCGTCGCGGTCACCGCCGGCGTCAGCTGCGGCGAGTGCGAGTTCTGTCGCGACGGCGACCCCACCCTCTGCGTCAACTTCCACCTGCTGGGCGAGCACGTCACCGGCGTCCACTCCGAGTACGCCGCGGTCCCCGAGGACAACCTGATCCCCGTGCCGGACGGCGTCGACTGGGTCACCGCCGGCGCGTCCTCGCTGGTCTTCCAGACCGCCTGGCGGATGCTGATCGACCGCGCGGACCTCGAGGCCGGCGAGTCGGTGCTGGTGCTCGGCGCCAGCGGCGGCGTCGGCCACGCGGCCCTCCAGATCGCCGACTACGCGGGCGCGGAAGTGTATGCGACCGGGAGCACGGAGGAAAAACTCGAGTACGCCCGCGAGCACGGGGCGGATCACGTCGTCAACTACGAGGAGCGAAACTTCGCGGACTGGATCCGAGAGGAGACGGACAAGCGCGGCGTCGACGTCGTCGTCGACTACATCGGCGCCGGCACCTGGCGCGATTCGATCAAGAGCATGGCCAAGAACGGGCGGCTCGTCACCTGCGGCGGGACGGCGGGCGGCAACCCAGAGACGGACATTCCGCGCATCTTCTGGAACCAACTCCACATTATCGGCTCGACGATGGGATCGCCGGGCCAGGTCGACGACGTGATGGAACTCGTCTGGGACGGCACCTTCGAGCCCGCGATCCGCGAGGTGCTGCCGATGAGCGAGACGGCCCGCGCCCACGAGATCATCGAGGGACGCGAAGGATTCGGCAAGGTCGTCGTGCGGCCGGACAGTGAACTGTAA
- a CDS encoding DUF7126 family protein codes for MSEESQPTRAIVAGPDADGLGEALENEGVDVTRLDGVISRPQLEEAGIVDADLYVLTDVGQATTIPIVCDLTDEIRTVVYTEDSIPEFVKAQLDIAVDPKLLTPAIVAEELLG; via the coding sequence ATGAGCGAGGAGTCCCAGCCCACGCGAGCGATCGTCGCCGGCCCCGACGCCGACGGCCTCGGCGAAGCCCTCGAGAACGAAGGCGTCGACGTCACGCGCCTCGACGGCGTTATCTCGCGCCCGCAACTCGAGGAGGCCGGGATCGTCGACGCCGATCTGTACGTCCTGACCGACGTCGGGCAGGCGACGACGATTCCGATCGTCTGCGATCTCACCGACGAGATCCGAACCGTCGTCTACACCGAGGATTCGATCCCGGAGTTCGTCAAGGCGCAACTCGATATCGCGGTCGACCCGAAGTTGCTGACGCCGGCGATCGTCGCCGAGGAACTGCTCGGCTGA
- the pyrG gene encoding glutamine hydrolyzing CTP synthase → MPTESDTDYDPTLGNKFIFVTGGVMSGLGKGITAASTGRLLKNAGFDVTAVKIDPYLNVDAGTMNPYQHGEVYVLKDGGEVDLDLGNYERFLDVDMTSDHNITTGKTYQHVIEKERAGDYLGKTVQIIPHITDDIKRRIREAAEGTDVCIVEVGGTVGDIEGMPYLEALRQFAHEEPEENVLFTHVTLVPYSKNGEQKTKPTQHSVKEVRSIGLQPDIIVGRCEDRLDPETKEKIALFCDIPTDAVFSNPDVEDVYHVPLMVEEEGLDQYVLEHFGLADEALPEGERANEWREIVTTDQTAEVDIALVGKYDLEDAYMSIHESLKHAGFELGVDVNVHWVHADGMADEYDDQLDDVDGIIVPGGFGMRGTEGKIRAVQYARENDVPFLGLCLGFQMAVVEYARNVLGLEGAHSAEMDEETPHPVIDILPEQYEVEDMGGTMRLGEHTTVIEPETLAYELYGDTSCSERHRHRYEVNPEYFDQFEDEPLTFSGTAGNRMEILEHEDHPFFFGTQFHPEYKSRPGQPSPPFVGLVESVLEQRGDEGVAAESETDADTDAETEVTH, encoded by the coding sequence ATGCCGACGGAATCGGACACTGATTATGACCCCACACTGGGGAACAAGTTCATCTTCGTCACCGGCGGCGTCATGTCGGGACTCGGCAAGGGGATTACAGCCGCGAGCACCGGCCGACTCCTGAAAAACGCCGGCTTCGACGTGACCGCCGTGAAGATCGACCCGTACCTGAACGTCGACGCGGGGACGATGAACCCCTACCAGCACGGGGAGGTGTACGTCCTCAAGGACGGCGGCGAGGTCGACCTCGACCTGGGGAACTACGAGCGGTTCCTCGACGTCGACATGACCTCGGATCACAACATCACCACGGGGAAAACGTACCAGCACGTCATCGAGAAGGAGCGTGCCGGCGACTACCTGGGCAAGACCGTCCAGATCATTCCCCACATCACCGACGACATCAAGCGCCGCATTCGGGAGGCGGCAGAAGGCACCGACGTCTGTATCGTCGAGGTCGGCGGCACCGTCGGGGACATCGAGGGGATGCCCTACCTCGAGGCGCTGCGCCAGTTCGCCCACGAGGAACCGGAGGAGAACGTTCTCTTCACGCACGTGACGCTCGTCCCGTACTCGAAGAACGGCGAGCAAAAGACCAAGCCGACCCAGCACTCGGTCAAGGAAGTGCGCTCGATCGGCCTCCAGCCCGACATCATCGTCGGCCGCTGCGAGGACCGCCTCGATCCCGAGACCAAGGAGAAGATCGCGCTGTTCTGTGACATTCCCACCGACGCCGTCTTCTCGAACCCGGACGTCGAGGACGTCTACCACGTCCCGCTGATGGTCGAGGAAGAGGGACTCGACCAGTACGTCTTAGAGCACTTCGGGCTGGCCGACGAGGCCCTGCCCGAGGGTGAGCGCGCCAACGAGTGGCGCGAGATCGTCACCACCGACCAGACGGCCGAGGTCGACATCGCGTTGGTCGGCAAGTACGACTTAGAGGACGCGTACATGTCGATCCACGAGTCGCTGAAACACGCCGGCTTCGAACTCGGCGTCGACGTCAACGTCCACTGGGTCCACGCCGACGGGATGGCCGACGAGTACGACGACCAACTCGACGATGTCGACGGGATCATCGTCCCCGGCGGTTTCGGCATGCGCGGCACCGAGGGCAAGATCCGCGCGGTCCAGTACGCCCGCGAGAACGACGTCCCCTTCCTCGGACTCTGTCTGGGCTTCCAGATGGCCGTCGTCGAGTACGCGCGCAACGTCCTCGGGCTCGAGGGCGCCCACTCGGCGGAGATGGACGAGGAGACGCCCCACCCGGTCATCGACATCCTGCCCGAGCAGTACGAGGTCGAAGATATGGGCGGGACGATGCGGCTCGGCGAGCACACGACCGTCATCGAACCCGAGACGCTGGCCTACGAGCTGTACGGCGACACGTCCTGCTCGGAACGACACCGCCACCGCTACGAGGTCAACCCCGAGTACTTCGACCAGTTCGAGGACGAACCGCTGACGTTCTCGGGCACCGCGGGCAACCGGATGGAGATCCTCGAGCACGAGGATCATCCGTTCTTCTTCGGGACGCAGTTCCACCCCGAGTACAAGTCCCGGCCCGGCCAGCCGAGCCCGCCGTTCGTCGGCCTCGTCGAGTCCGTGCTCGAGCAGCGCGGCGACGAGGGAGTAGCGGCTGAAAGCGAGACCGACGCGGACACCGACGCCGAAACGGAGGTCACCCACTGA
- a CDS encoding NUDIX hydrolase: protein MSSQQDNLQHENAGQDVIAVDADDNEIELVNRLEAHTGDGIRHRAFTSLVFDGEGNILLAQRAPDKRLWCTYWDGTVASHPVEGQSQEEATRQRLEEELGITPDQYDDLRLTDRFEYKRYFENEGVEHEVCAVLKVTLNDRSLDPNEDEVAGLMWVPYERLHSNPEWYRQLRLCPWFEIAMRRDVRE from the coding sequence ATGAGTTCGCAGCAGGACAACCTGCAACACGAGAACGCCGGACAGGACGTGATCGCCGTCGACGCCGACGACAACGAGATCGAACTCGTCAACCGCCTCGAGGCCCACACCGGGGACGGAATTCGACATCGCGCGTTCACGTCGCTCGTGTTCGACGGCGAGGGCAACATCCTGCTCGCACAGCGAGCGCCCGACAAGCGCCTTTGGTGTACCTACTGGGACGGCACCGTCGCCTCCCACCCCGTCGAGGGCCAGAGCCAGGAGGAAGCGACCCGACAGCGACTCGAGGAGGAACTGGGCATCACGCCGGACCAGTACGACGACCTGCGCCTGACCGACCGCTTCGAGTACAAGCGCTACTTCGAGAACGAAGGCGTCGAACACGAGGTCTGTGCCGTTCTCAAAGTGACGCTGAACGACCGGAGCCTCGATCCCAACGAGGACGAGGTCGCGGGCCTGATGTGGGTCCCCTACGAGCGACTCCACTCGAATCCGGAGTGGTACCGACAGCTTCGACTCTGCCCGTGGTTCGAGATCGCCATGCGGCGCGACGTTCGAGAGTAA
- a CDS encoding MogA/MoaB family molybdenum cofactor biosynthesis protein encodes MSERESESDAEPASETAIESEESSLGASIVTIAADRSLDDDPAGTAVEDALEGADFDLATREHVVPSHDRVQSIVLRMIERDDVDLVITAGATSVEPDDVVIEAVESLLDKELTAFGELFTSLAYEAVGTRVVAARTLAGVAEGKPVFCLPGSADAARLATEEIILPEAGHLVDLARVDEEETDESEEIDRNGDGNSR; translated from the coding sequence ATGAGCGAGCGCGAGTCCGAGTCGGATGCTGAGCCCGCAAGCGAGACGGCAATCGAGAGCGAGGAGTCGTCCCTCGGTGCGAGTATCGTAACGATCGCCGCGGATCGGTCCCTCGACGACGACCCGGCCGGAACGGCGGTCGAAGACGCGCTCGAGGGGGCCGACTTCGACCTCGCGACCCGGGAGCACGTCGTCCCGAGTCACGATCGGGTGCAGTCGATCGTCCTGCGCATGATCGAACGGGACGACGTCGACCTCGTCATCACGGCGGGGGCGACGAGCGTCGAACCGGACGACGTCGTCATCGAGGCCGTCGAATCGCTGCTCGACAAGGAACTGACCGCCTTCGGGGAGCTGTTCACGTCGCTCGCCTACGAGGCGGTCGGCACCCGCGTCGTCGCCGCGCGGACCCTGGCCGGCGTCGCCGAGGGAAAACCCGTGTTCTGCCTCCCCGGCAGCGCCGATGCAGCCCGACTCGCGACCGAAGAGATCATCCTCCCCGAAGCGGGGCATCTCGTCGACCTCGCGCGCGTTGACGAGGAGGAGACGGACGAATCCGAGGAAATCGACCGGAACGGCGACGGCAACTCCCGCTAA
- a CDS encoding 5-formyltetrahydrofolate cyclo-ligase, which produces MDKQALRERIWDDLEDSGEARFPFPPHGRIPNFAGADDAAQRLQETDAWQEADVIKANPDAPQLPVRRAALRQGKTVYMAVPRLRDEQCFLRLDPDEVEDIDHATTVGGSSEVGVPVHPADVDPIDLIVSGSVAVTEAGARVGKGEGYSDLEFAILGEFDLVDDATATATTVHELQVVDEDVPLSSHDVPMDRIVTPERTLETDAAGGAKPTALEWSELSEERLAEIPILERLQPSAD; this is translated from the coding sequence ATGGACAAACAGGCGCTCCGCGAGCGCATCTGGGACGACCTCGAGGACAGCGGCGAGGCGCGGTTTCCGTTTCCGCCCCACGGACGCATTCCGAACTTCGCCGGCGCGGACGACGCCGCACAACGGCTCCAGGAGACCGACGCCTGGCAGGAGGCCGACGTCATCAAGGCCAACCCCGACGCACCGCAACTGCCCGTGCGACGGGCCGCGCTGCGGCAGGGGAAGACGGTCTACATGGCGGTCCCGCGGCTCCGCGACGAACAGTGTTTCCTCCGACTCGATCCCGACGAAGTCGAGGATATCGACCACGCGACGACGGTCGGCGGCTCCTCCGAGGTCGGCGTTCCGGTCCATCCGGCGGACGTCGATCCGATCGATCTGATCGTCTCCGGCAGCGTCGCGGTCACCGAGGCCGGCGCGCGGGTCGGCAAGGGCGAAGGATACAGCGACCTCGAGTTCGCGATCCTCGGCGAGTTCGACCTCGTGGACGACGCGACGGCCACCGCGACGACGGTCCACGAACTACAGGTCGTCGACGAGGACGTCCCGTTGTCGTCGCACGACGTGCCCATGGATCGGATCGTCACACCCGAGCGGACGCTCGAGACTGACGCGGCAGGGGGCGCGAAACCGACGGCTCTCGAATGGTCGGAATTGAGCGAGGAGCGACTCGCCGAGATTCCGATCCTCGAGCGGCTCCAACCGTCGGCCGACTAA
- a CDS encoding diacylglycerol/lipid kinase family protein, producing MDSDAAETPDASDGTGDRVLVLNPVSGSGDHVDDVIELAADRGFEIRRTEERGDARRFARDAAPNASLVAAAGGDGTVNEVVNGIAAADELETTTLGVVPAGTGNNFASNIGIEGLEHSFAVIDGGRRRQIDLGTANERAFVNSCVGGVTAEASSETSTESKAELGVLAYVKETVDTIGSFDALPLRVKTAEGPNGEAAGMWEGNALFVLVGNCRRFTGARTAQANVEDGLFEVTIVEDAATTELLGGAALEAFEGLFSRDSGSIVRRRTPSLALESRKDAVEYSLDGEMLETEHLTLETDPSALTVAVGDRYQSDPDDGGRWPFRS from the coding sequence ATGGACTCGGACGCCGCGGAGACCCCCGATGCCAGCGACGGAACCGGCGATCGCGTCCTCGTTCTCAACCCCGTCAGCGGCAGCGGCGATCACGTCGACGACGTCATCGAACTGGCCGCCGACCGCGGTTTCGAGATTCGAAGAACCGAGGAACGCGGCGACGCGAGGCGGTTCGCTCGAGATGCCGCGCCGAACGCCTCGCTCGTCGCCGCGGCGGGCGGCGACGGGACCGTCAACGAGGTCGTCAACGGCATCGCGGCCGCCGACGAACTCGAGACGACGACCCTCGGCGTCGTCCCCGCGGGCACGGGGAACAACTTCGCGTCGAACATCGGCATCGAGGGCCTCGAGCACTCCTTTGCGGTCATCGACGGTGGACGACGGCGCCAGATCGATCTCGGGACCGCGAACGAGCGGGCCTTCGTCAACTCCTGCGTCGGCGGCGTCACGGCCGAGGCCAGCAGCGAGACCTCCACGGAGAGTAAGGCGGAACTGGGGGTACTGGCCTACGTCAAGGAGACCGTCGATACGATCGGCTCGTTCGACGCGCTCCCGCTGCGGGTAAAGACGGCGGAAGGGCCGAACGGCGAGGCGGCGGGGATGTGGGAAGGCAACGCGCTGTTCGTCCTCGTCGGGAACTGCCGGCGTTTTACCGGCGCCCGAACGGCACAGGCGAACGTCGAGGACGGCCTGTTCGAGGTGACGATCGTCGAGGATGCCGCCACGACGGAGCTACTCGGCGGGGCGGCCCTCGAGGCCTTCGAGGGACTGTTCAGCCGGGACAGCGGGAGTATCGTCCGCCGGCGAACCCCATCGCTGGCGCTCGAGAGCCGGAAGGATGCCGTCGAGTACAGCCTCGACGGCGAGATGCTCGAGACCGAGCACCTGACCCTCGAGACGGATCCGAGCGCGCTGACGGTTGCGGTCGGGGACCGCTATCAGTCCGATCCCGACGACGGCGGCCGATGGCCGTTCCGCTCGTAG
- a CDS encoding PHP domain-containing protein, translated as MHTVAVDLHAHTRFFHGRRELGDRFDPLGVRLLAEAAARRGLDGVATTNHDYYTPLSPAVNIETLPGIEITTDRGHVLVIGPDPPRETKPGALSPGEAVALAHDRDCAAIVAHPFRNSTVRELEDLPFDAIEVNGKHPRSQPLVEELAGERDLPLVGGSDAHYPFEVGRAYTVLETDADHLTPSAVVDAIRDGRVSARISRSPLDRFLRRGYRAIHNRKGVIDAIERPTPGVGKPPGEETPESSD; from the coding sequence ATGCACACCGTCGCCGTCGATCTTCACGCACACACGCGGTTCTTCCACGGTCGCCGCGAACTCGGGGACCGGTTCGACCCCCTCGGCGTTCGCCTGCTTGCCGAGGCCGCCGCGCGACGGGGCCTCGACGGGGTCGCGACGACGAACCACGACTACTACACCCCGCTTTCCCCCGCTGTGAATATCGAAACGCTGCCCGGTATCGAGATCACGACCGACCGCGGCCACGTTCTCGTCATCGGGCCGGATCCGCCGCGAGAGACGAAGCCGGGGGCGCTCTCCCCGGGCGAGGCGGTCGCGCTGGCCCACGACCGCGACTGCGCCGCGATCGTCGCCCACCCGTTTCGGAACAGCACGGTTCGAGAACTCGAGGACCTCCCGTTCGACGCGATCGAGGTCAACGGTAAACACCCGCGCTCGCAGCCGCTGGTCGAGGAGTTAGCCGGCGAGCGGGACCTACCGCTGGTCGGCGGCAGCGACGCTCACTACCCCTTCGAGGTCGGCCGGGCGTACACGGTCCTCGAGACCGACGCCGATCACCTCACGCCGTCGGCGGTCGTCGACGCGATCCGTGACGGGCGCGTCAGCGCTCGCATCTCCCGGTCGCCGCTCGATCGGTTCCTCCGGCGGGGCTACCGGGCGATCCATAACCGAAAAGGCGTCATCGACGCGATCGAACGGCCGACACCCGGCGTCGGCAAACCGCCCGGGGAGGAGACGCCCGAGTCGAGCGACTAG
- a CDS encoding cyclophilin-like family protein, producing the protein MSDLSVTVDDLELEAVWTDDAPETERALADALPVAGDAVRWGDELYIDVPLDAPLEDASEVVPEGAIAYWPAGSKLCLFWGPTPASVEDEPRAAAPVTVVARVRDTASLGAIDGGARFGLEIAEED; encoded by the coding sequence ATGAGCGATCTCTCCGTCACCGTCGACGACCTCGAACTCGAGGCGGTCTGGACCGACGACGCGCCCGAAACCGAGCGGGCGCTCGCGGACGCGTTGCCGGTGGCCGGCGACGCCGTTCGGTGGGGCGACGAACTCTACATCGACGTCCCGCTCGACGCGCCGCTCGAGGACGCAAGCGAGGTCGTCCCCGAGGGTGCGATCGCCTACTGGCCCGCGGGGTCGAAACTCTGCCTGTTCTGGGGCCCCACGCCCGCCAGCGTCGAGGACGAGCCGCGGGCCGCCGCCCCCGTAACCGTCGTCGCGCGCGTCAGAGACACCGCTTCACTCGGTGCGATCGACGGTGGCGCACGATTCGGGCTCGAGATCGCTGAAGAGGACTGA
- the guaA gene encoding glutamine-hydrolyzing GMP synthase, which translates to MVDTDTFVPEAVAEIEDEIGDENAVIALSGGVDSSVAAALAYEAIGDRLTPVYVDTGLMRKGETDQIRETFDYMESLRIVDAKDRFLEALEGVTDPEEKREIIGEQFIREFEREAKDADADYLVQGTIYPDRIESEGGIKSHHNVGGLPDVVDFEGIVEPVRDLYKDEVREVARHLGLEEIVAERMPFPGPGLAVRVIGEVTEEKLEVAREANHVVEEELEEYEPWQALAAVIGKATGVKGDNRVHGWVVSVRSVESRDGMTARAQEIDWETLQRIQSRITGTNENVARVVYDVTHKPPATIEYE; encoded by the coding sequence ATGGTAGACACAGACACGTTCGTTCCGGAAGCAGTCGCAGAGATCGAAGACGAAATCGGCGACGAAAACGCCGTCATCGCCCTTTCGGGCGGGGTCGACTCCTCGGTCGCGGCCGCCCTGGCCTACGAGGCCATCGGCGACCGCCTGACGCCCGTGTACGTCGACACCGGTCTGATGCGCAAGGGCGAGACCGACCAGATCCGCGAGACCTTCGACTACATGGAGTCGCTGCGGATCGTCGACGCCAAGGATCGGTTCCTCGAGGCGCTCGAGGGCGTCACCGACCCCGAGGAAAAGCGCGAGATCATCGGCGAGCAGTTCATCCGCGAGTTCGAGCGCGAGGCCAAAGACGCCGACGCCGACTACCTCGTGCAGGGGACGATCTACCCCGACCGCATCGAGAGCGAGGGCGGGATCAAGTCCCACCACAACGTCGGCGGCCTCCCCGACGTCGTCGACTTCGAGGGGATCGTCGAACCCGTTCGCGACCTCTACAAGGACGAAGTCCGCGAGGTCGCACGCCACCTCGGCTTAGAGGAGATCGTCGCCGAGCGAATGCCGTTCCCCGGCCCCGGCCTCGCCGTTCGGGTTATCGGGGAAGTCACCGAGGAGAAACTCGAGGTCGCCCGCGAGGCCAACCACGTCGTCGAGGAGGAACTCGAGGAGTACGAGCCGTGGCAGGCTCTCGCGGCGGTCATCGGCAAGGCGACGGGCGTTAAGGGCGACAACCGCGTGCACGGCTGGGTCGTCTCCGTCCGCTCGGTCGAGTCCCGCGACGGGATGACCGCCCGCGCACAGGAAATCGACTGGGAGACCCTCCAGCGCATCCAGTCGCGGATCACGGGGACCAACGAGAACGTCGCGCGCGTCGTTTACGACGTCACCCACAAACCGCCCGCGACGATCGAGTACGAATGA
- a CDS encoding DUF7853 family protein, producing MSSPSPETETHEIELGTDEQWIAHHAIVTRVDELIDEGDEPPTWAIDVFDALESAGETATLTGYQARRLRELLTDYLERADAPDEDVEHGSNAIEQLESVLENRA from the coding sequence ATGAGTTCCCCATCACCGGAAACCGAGACGCACGAAATCGAGCTCGGAACGGACGAGCAATGGATCGCCCACCACGCCATCGTGACCCGCGTCGACGAACTGATCGACGAGGGCGACGAGCCGCCGACCTGGGCGATCGACGTATTCGATGCCCTCGAGTCAGCGGGTGAGACCGCGACGCTCACCGGCTATCAGGCACGACGGCTTCGGGAGCTACTGACCGACTACCTCGAGCGCGCGGACGCGCCGGACGAGGACGTCGAACACGGATCGAACGCGATCGAGCAACTCGAATCGGTACTCGAGAATCGGGCCTAA